In Pedobacter heparinus DSM 2366, the following are encoded in one genomic region:
- a CDS encoding MFS transporter, producing the protein MKTTNPASAIEPKQIAQQTVFPILFAISFSHLLNDTIQSLIPAIYPIVKNTYQLSFSQIGLITLMFQMAASLFQPFVGLYTDKKPQPYSLAIGMGFTLVGLITLSLSNGFYFMLLSVALIGTGSSIFHPEASRMAHAASGGRRGLAQSIFQLGGNAGSSIGPLLAAWIIVPYGQFSVIWFSIIALLAIMILSWVGKWYKGYMVNLKARMGAKVNVVTNNFSRKRVVFAVIILLVLIFSKYFYMASLTSYFTFYLIDKFHVPVQTSQLYLFVFLFSVAAGTLIGGPVGDRFGRKYVIWFSILGTAPFALLLPHANLFWTGVLIVPIGVILASAFSAILVYAQELIPGKVGLVAGLFFGFAFGMGGIGSALLGKLADSTSINYVFHICAFLPLIGIITGFLPNIEGRKKA; encoded by the coding sequence ATGAAAACAACAAATCCGGCCTCTGCCATTGAGCCTAAACAAATTGCCCAGCAAACCGTATTTCCGATACTTTTTGCCATTAGTTTTTCCCATTTACTAAATGATACGATACAGTCGCTCATACCTGCCATTTATCCTATTGTAAAGAATACCTATCAGCTGAGCTTTTCGCAGATTGGCTTAATTACCCTGATGTTCCAAATGGCCGCTTCTTTATTCCAGCCATTTGTAGGCTTATATACCGATAAAAAACCACAGCCTTATTCACTGGCTATAGGAATGGGTTTTACGCTGGTCGGCCTGATCACTTTATCTTTGTCCAACGGATTTTACTTCATGCTGCTTTCTGTTGCACTTATTGGTACGGGCTCTTCCATATTCCATCCGGAAGCATCTCGTATGGCCCATGCTGCTTCAGGCGGAAGGAGAGGCCTGGCCCAGTCCATCTTTCAGCTGGGTGGCAATGCCGGAAGTTCTATCGGACCTTTGCTGGCAGCCTGGATCATTGTGCCCTACGGACAGTTCAGTGTGATCTGGTTTTCTATCATTGCTTTACTGGCCATTATGATTTTGAGCTGGGTAGGCAAATGGTATAAGGGCTATATGGTCAATTTAAAGGCCAGAATGGGGGCAAAAGTAAATGTGGTAACCAATAATTTCTCCAGAAAAAGGGTGGTATTTGCCGTGATCATTTTACTGGTCCTTATCTTTTCAAAATACTTTTACATGGCCAGTCTGACCAGCTACTTTACCTTCTATCTAATAGATAAGTTTCATGTACCGGTGCAAACCTCGCAGCTTTACCTGTTTGTATTTTTATTTTCCGTTGCGGCCGGTACACTGATCGGTGGTCCGGTGGGCGACAGGTTCGGCCGTAAATATGTGATCTGGTTTTCTATTTTAGGTACAGCACCTTTTGCCTTGTTGCTGCCCCATGCCAATTTATTCTGGACCGGGGTATTGATCGTACCGATAGGTGTGATCCTGGCCTCAGCATTCTCTGCTATTCTGGTGTATGCGCAGGAACTGATACCGGGTAAGGTGGGACTGGTTGCGGGATTGTTCTTTGGTTTTGCTTTTGGTATGGGCGGTATAGGGTCTGCTTTACTGGGTAAGCTTGCCGATAGCACCAGCATCAATTACGTATTTCATATCTGTGCATTCTTGCCCCTGATTGGTATCATTACCGGGTTTTTGCCCAATATTGAGGGCAGGAAAAAAGCCTGA